The sequence CTCAACAAGAAACAGTTAAGCATAGATGCAAAAATGCCACCAAAAAAATCCCCTCCAGCTCCTAAAAAAGCTGGCCCTCAACCACAGGTAAAGCGTGGCCATGGGCCACAACCCACTCAATCACAATATCCAGGAAAGGCGATTAAAACAACACAGCGTTATCCGGGAGCGTACATTTCTCCTCCAGTTCAAGGTCAGGCACCTCGTGGGGTAATTCGTTCGCTGGCACTCCTTCCACCTCTCAAATGTCCTCCCGGATTAGAATATTTAAACCAGATTGATCAGATAATAATTCAGCAACAGATTGAGTTTCTGGAAATAATAATTGGCTTTGAAACTAACAACaaatatgaaataaaaaatgGCTGGGGGCAAAGGATTTACTTTGCAGCTGAGGAAACCGACTGCTGTACCCGAAACTGCTGTGGGGCATCCCGGTCGTTTGCAATGAAAATCATGGACAATGTGGGCCAGGAAGTGATAGAGCTCAGGCGACCTCTCAGATGCTCCAGTTGCTGGTGTCCGTGCTGCTTGCAAGAGCTTGAAGTCCAGGCCCCTCCAGGCACCCCGGTTGGGTATATTAAACAAACATGGGATCTCTTTCTGCCTAAATTCATTATCCAAAATGCAGCTAAGCAGGATGTTCTTAAAATCGTTGGGCCCTGTGTAGTGTGCAGTTTTTATCAAGATATTAATTTTGATGTGGTGTCACTATATGAGCAGAAAAGAGTTGGAAGAATTTCTAAGCACTGGACTGGCTTTGCGAAAGAGATCTTCACTGATATTGACAACTTTGGGGTCAAGTTCCCATTGGACCTTGATGTTAAAATGAAGGCTGTCATGATTGGGGCTTGCTTCCTCATGGATTTCATGTTCTTTGAATCCGCAGGAGCTGAGGAACAGCGAGTTGGGGTCTGGCAATAGAGCTGGTTGCTGCATTACAAATACATTGGAGAAAGCTCTCGTGTTGCTCCTCTGTTTGCTTTGCTAAAATGGAGTGTTAATCTTACTCCTAAGAGAGATTTTCATTAAAATACTTATTTTTGTATCATGGCACTTTTAGTGCATCTATAATGCTGGAATGTTCCTACTTATGAGGGCTGCTGTAGAATTAAGAACACACTGAAATGTacattgattttattatttttgatacaattaaatgtatttatttatctgagGTGAGAGTTGTGGTGTGGGTCATACCTGATATTTTTTATGGTGTGGGTGTCTCCTAGTGTGATGTTGTGACATCAATTCACAGCAGACGTATTGGTATTAGtatttgtcaggcccaggatgcgactcaggaaccagaccagaggttgtagttaatttgtgttttattagagtaatgtccaacaaagactgcgctttctcatgaagcaatacagggatacaggtcctgcgacattgggagaaagttgacagagcaaggggctgcttcccgcctgttctttaagaaggggctaaacgggcgcgcaacctttcgctcctccttaactccccctcaggtactgcccgccttcccccccttctctcctgtcttttcaaccgtctgcgtgtgcgtggtgaggggggaggcatcacctcctcctcttctgaagtgtccgattcccctatgggtgataaaggaggagctgagggtaaaccatctctccgcctttctgctgtgatcagccctccctcttgctctgagctgcggagaagggagggcctgggaatgtctgggggggattctaaaacttcaaggctctcaggctccccgttgctaggcgaccctatctctggcatgtcctctgtttcggcttcgctccacagagggtaagttcctccctcctccctctgccagccatttgaatcctcttctgacaaccccccaggagcccagctcatcctcccgacaccatcccccttctcaagctgtgcccccctccccctgtctggcttggggcggtgaggaaaacgttgatggaaaagttttactaactctggagcatgcacatcatctgcattttcccatgatctgtcagccactccatagcccttccagtgaatcaaatactgcagcttgtggcgtctgatcctggaatccaagatttcctcaacttcaaactcaagctgctcatttatcaggagtggggacccaggaggttcctccggccgtaactcactgggaggggcggctttcgtcaagagggatcgatgaaacacaggatgtattttaaacgtgtcaggtagcttcagccggtacgccacgggattaatttgagtttctatttcaaaaggacccacccttttgtcttgtaattttctacatttgcccggcatctggaggaaacgggtggacagccatacctggtctcctggttgaaggggggggccctccttcctgtgcaggtcagcaactcgcttgtactctgttttggctttgtttaactgctgtttcagtgtttgttgcgccacttgcaattcttttaggaagtcctcagctgccggtaccagcattccttctgagctgcttggaaagactttaggatggaatccataattcgcgaagaatggggtttgttgagtgctggaatgtagagaattgttgtaggtgaactctgcaaaatgcaaatatgatacccagtcagtctgttgataggacacataacttcttaaatatctttccaaaatggcgttcaagcgttccgtttgcccatctgtctgggggtaatgggcggaggagagttttaattccgtctgcaactgtttccacattgctctccaaaatttggctgtgaactgagttcctcggtctgagactacactgtttggcaacccatgcagtcggtagacttctttgatgaataacttggccgtttccttagcctctaaggcccctgcacaagggaggaaatgcgccattttggtgagtagatctaccacgactaaaacggctgtcattccttgggatttgggtagatcagttataaaatccatggagagatccttccagggttcatgtgggacaggtagcggttgtaacagtcctgctggttttcctgtttgtatttttgtccgcagacagacagaacaggactttacatagctttcaatatccctacgcattttaggccaccagaagtccttggccacgttctgaatggtcttgtaaatcccaaagtgtcccgctgtgatggaatcatggcactggcgtaggattctgagccttaattctccttctggcacatatctggctgttttgaaccataatagtccattcctccagtgaaaggttacttctgagtcttgactttgtcctgtctcctgcccatattttagtacgtctgcatcttcttgttgtgcctttttgagttcctcttcccacgaagactggcatgatcccaacattaatttctctggtgggatcatgtactgaggctggtcctcggattcactttctttgtactgtggctgtctggataaggcatcagctctctggtttttggcttgggcttggtaagtgatcttgaagttaaacctggtgaagaactgggaccatcttatttgtctctggttcagctttctggcagtttggaggctttccaggttcttgtggtcggagcgcacttcgatctgatgaggggccccctctaggtattgtctccagttttcaaaagagtccttgatggccagcagctccttctcccaaactgtgtaattcttctctgcaggctttaacttccgagagaagtacgcacaggggtgcagctcctttccttcttggtctaattgcagaaggacccccccccgatagcaaaatctgaagcatctgcttccacgatgaaagggcgggtcgggtcagcaaagtgcagaatgggctcggaagcgaaccttctcttcagctcctcaaaggcctgggtggcattctctgtccattgaaacttcttctttccccttaaacagtcagtcagaggagctgtcaatttggaaaaccctggaatgaactttctgtaataattggcaaacccccaaaaccgttgtacatcctttttggtgacaggttggccccagtccaatatacagcttactttccctgggtccatctccacgccttccgctgagattcgatatccaaggaagtctagagacttgaggtcaaatccacatttctctaatttagcatacaggtgattttctctcagtctctgcaacaccgtcttcacatgctggtcgtggtcttcctggttctttgagaacaccaggatatcatctaagtaacagattacatatgtgtccaacaagtctctaaacacgtcgttcatgaatttttgaaaaattcctgggcttccacaaagtccgaacggcatgaccaggtattcataccaggtaagcggtcaagaaccctgttttccattcatctccctgcttcatcctgatcagattgtacgctcctctcaaatccaacttcgtgaagatttttgcagagcgcagtcggtccaacaactctgagatcaggggcagcgggtagctgttggggatggtgatctggttcaatgcgcgatagtcgttacagggtctgagttcccccccttctttttcacaaa is a genomic window of Rhineura floridana isolate rRhiFlo1 chromosome 1, rRhiFlo1.hap2, whole genome shotgun sequence containing:
- the LOC133375591 gene encoding phospholipid scramblase 2-like; the encoded protein is MSPVAAKRHTENMTQLNKKQLSIDAKMPPKKSPPAPKKAGPQPQVKRGHGPQPTQSQYPGKAIKTTQRYPGAYISPPVQGQAPRGVIRSLALLPPLKCPPGLEYLNQIDQIIIQQQIEFLEIIIGFETNNKYEIKNGWGQRIYFAAEETDCCTRNCCGASRSFAMKIMDNVGQEVIELRRPLRCSSCWCPCCLQELEVQAPPGTPVGYIKQTWDLFLPKFIIQNAAKQDVLKIVGPCVVCSFYQDINFDVVSLYEQKRVGRISKHWTGFAKEIFTDIDNFGVKFPLDLDVKMKAVMIGACFLMDFMFFESAGAEEQRVGVWQ